A window of Seriola aureovittata isolate HTS-2021-v1 ecotype China chromosome 17, ASM2101889v1, whole genome shotgun sequence genomic DNA:
TAAAGTTGAAGGCCTATAGAGGGCGCCCCTGTATTTTGCATCTGGGGATTATAGGAGAGTCACACATGATGGTACTGACAGGTTGTGTCGTGTTAGGATGTTGCCATGATGGGTCCTGCAAATAAAGTCAGCGCCCTAAAGATATGTTCTACTTCTATTAATTGATATGCGACGATATCACAATAATGACGTAATCAAATCAGACCTTCACATTACTCCTCACAGGAGAGCAGATAAAGTCTGTCCAGAAAGTCTCCAGATATGTCACTACCTGCTTTTATGAAGAAAAGTAGCCACAGGGTTTTAAAAGTCACCTGATCTCGCGAGAAAGTCACAAAATTGCCAACGCTGCTCAGTAGGAAACCTCcagccccttttttttttttatcaacccAAAGAAACCACTCTGAACAGGAGAGGACCCCAAGACCTGGAAACTGTGTGGGAGCCAGGACTCCAATCAGTCTCTTTCTACACTCACTGTCAGACCCCTACTGGCCTTAATAAATCTGCATGACAAATTCAAATATGCaaactgtaaatacaacaaGATAATGACAAGACAATTCTGTGACAAACATGACTGTTTTGCAAAATCTATTCACACCTTTCACTCCCCCAAAAACATGTTCTTAAACACGTTCAGACCAGACACAAGTTTACATTAGACTTTTGACAATTAGAATTAAATCTCAgtaatgttttatgaaaacattttttatgaaacaGTGAAGGGTTAAGGTGTGTGGAGGGAAAGGTCACATGAAATACCTGCTAGAGCAACATTATAGAGAGATAACAATtttatttccctctgttttATTGAGAACCATAGACCTGTGAATCAAAAAATAAGGGCCACCATGTTGTCAGGGGGTAAAAAGAGAATAatctaaagaataaaaaataggACCTGTAAGATCATTACTTCTTTTAAAGTAACAAACTCTTATCTAAACTGTTTAACAGCtttctgctggaaatgaaaactgCAACGTTGGtgtccataaaaaaaaaaaagctgtcagaAGAGGAGATAGAATAAATTGCTTCCCCTTACATAAAGATAACCATAAAAGAGCAGGAGTGGAcagtaagtacatttacttgaaaCCTGTACTTAAGTATTTGGAaactgacttttactccactacgctcaaaagacaaatattgtcaGCTACTTTTGACTCCACGTACTATGAAGTAGCcctactcttactttgaagcagcttttagtcagCTGAATGAACTTTCTTCTATTATGGATCTATtatctgaggtctgtgtttgaaggtttagaaataaagaaagactcattcagtttgaaatgtttgctgtgtacCACGCCCAGACTTCATTACTAACCAAAAGAAATACAAGAAACTAAggctccttttgttgattcagttATGTCCATGTCTACAGTCTTTGTGTCGTATTCTACAAGCTTTTATTCTCCAGATTCTACAGTCAGTTCAGTCATTAGGTTCTATAAATGTAGAACAACataagtattttaaaatcaagtactccagtactttaaatCAAGtaaaacaactttcacttgtattggagtaatatttgaccaggaggatctaaACCCTGACTAAAGTAATGGAGCTGTGTACTTTGTTCACCTCTGTAAAGgaggatctgaagttatcaacTGACTGTTGCAGTGGTGTCAGTGAGTTTCACTCCCAGAGTGTGAGATGTGTGAGTGTAGTGCCAGTGTGCTGTGCTGGTGTGTGGCCCTTATTACAGGAAtctattgtttgtgtgtaacagtgtgtgattgtgtgtgactGGTGCTGATTTCAGACTGAACCTGTTCGTGTTTAATTCTGCTTCTAACCGTAAAACAAGATGATAGATCAATGAACATCACActgctttttctgtttcattcattctgcttgattcccttcctctcctcatgttactttatttttattttgtttttcatttctttctgtctttctttctcaatAATTTCTTGCcttcatttaacttttttaacttttaagttCTCACctcttctgttttcatttttggacAGATTTGATTCGACccattttaaagttaaaatgtggCACAGCCATACTGTGGATTTCATGAGGTACCATTTCCAGATGTTCAAATGAATCAAGGTGACACTAAATTAACATGGGACAGGAGTAAGTTATATGGGAACATTGAGACCACTCTCATGGCCGTCtgttaaacatgaagctacTGTTAAACATGATGCTAGTTAGCTTAACACAAAGACTTGGGGCCACTGTTGGAAACATAATTTCAACAGGGacaacagctacaacaacaaatctaataaaacaatgatgatgacaacAATAATCATTTTGGTGACCTTGATATAAAGGCTGGCCCTTGGTAAAGCGCTCTTCCTTCCCCTGTAACTTGGCTTCCCTCTTCTACAATGATAAATACCTCAGATTGAATTCATGTCATAGTATTGCTGTGTAAAAATTAATACATGCATCCCTTTAAgtctttcatattttatttttttaatgtctatttTCTGTGCACTTATATTGTTGTAGTGAAGCTTCTACTTGTGTCTATCAAACCTAACAATCGCCTCACTGATCGGACCAAGTTCTGGTCCAGTCTGGCTCAGTTCATGTCGACTGTCTGCAGATAAAATCAGTGTGTGGTATCTTAAGACTCTAAGTCTTCAGATCCAGTCGCTGTAAGTCGTTCTCATGAAGAGTCttttactaaactaaactgagCCCTTTTAAAAGAAAGCTCAAAACTTATTTCTTCACCTTAACCATATGCACTGCTCagcatttcttttaaatgtcttcttatttaatgattaattatttcatttattattatatctcattttacattaatgtttttaatgttttttcattttaaatcaatgcttttacatgtttttgacCTCTTtccatgtgaagcacttggtgcatgtcatttctttgttgtaaagcactttgtgctacatttctGGTATAAACATGCTATACAAGTAAAGTagtaaagttattattattattgttataattattattatgattattgtttatttattttttaattttttttacaaatatcttaaacattttgtcatttcactgtGACGAGTATGGAAATGTGATTGACAGTTGGCCCGATCGCAGTTTCTCACGGGGAGGAGCGACAGCACATGAAGGACTTTGAACCCTTTTTTACAGTCTCAGCCTCCTTAATAAGTATAGACCTCTGAGTCTGGAGCGAGTTTAGTGCAGGCACGTGACTCCACTCGCTGATGTGGAGAAAGGAAAACGAAACCACACACACCTGGTGAAGTTGCTTTCTGAGAGGTGACTTTGTTCTTTCAATATATTCAGTGTTCTTTGACACAGCGTCCAATCTCcttcttttctattttatctGAAGCCCCAGAGAGCAGCTGAAGACTTCACACCaaggagagaaaatgtctgGTGCAAGGTAAAGTTTGAATCTTTTAAACAGAATAAGAGAAGAACCGAGTAATAGAAAAGGGTCAAATAAGGTGAAAGGAGGATGCTTACTGAAATATAGATATTTGATCCcgatataaaagaaaaatattttagacAACAAAATTCATATCTTGTTtggaaaagtctgaaaaattTATGCAAATTTGTACATCAGacctttgtcttttcttctttcctctcccaataatcatcttgtgacccctcacatttatcttgtgaccctctGGAGGGTCACAAGATCACAAACCTAAGATGGAGTCACAAAAGTTCTTTCAGTGAGAGTTACTGCACAATAACAGCTCAGTGGGTCGGACAACaaggttgttgttttgtcttacAGAAAGAAACTACGGGAGGCTTTGAGCCACTATGTCACAGACAccctcatctccatcacctTAGTGAGAGGATTCTGTGAGACGAGCTCTAAATGGGTGCTTGCAAGGGAGAGGGAATCCAAGATGATCAAGGACATCAAAGACAGGTTTGACAAAACTGACCTGAGCCTCAGCCACGTTACCAAGTCACAGGAGAAAGGTAAGGCCTTTCTGGAATACATGAGGGGCGTGGTGAACGGAAAACAAACCTGTGACgagctggagaaggagctggCTGCTGTGCTGGAGGACACTCTGAGAGGCCTGGAGAAGCTCGACTGCTTCCTGGATGCAGTGGAGAAGCTGGCGGTCACCTCACTTCATGTGTTCATGGAAAACCAGGTGTTAGTTCTACCTGAAGCGATCAGCCTTGAAAACATTCAGGCTGTCATCGCTGCTGCACGAGTAatctgccccctcctcctcgaGTTTAAAAGAGATGCACGAGTCTTCTTTGTTCCCAGACTCCAGAATGCGGAAGTGCTGTCGTATCAGTTGGACAGATACATACAGACCATCCAGATAATCTGTGAGCAGTTTGAGAAAAGGTAAACAGTCATTtcatgaacaaaataaaatgcacattttgcaTTAGAGGCATAATAAAGTGTAACTGTCCGTCACAGCTCCCTCTGGGACTTTCGCCTGAAGACTAGGAGAACTCTGGTTGAGGTCGATGAGGACTTGTCTGAAGATGAAACACAGAGGATGCTTTATCACATTAATCAGCTTGATGAAATAAGGTAAGCATCACCTCATGTTTTTTGGCCTCAAACATAGTTGTGCCCCGCccaaaaaattaaacaaaaaactgcATTGATGTTGTGGCTTTTGCGTTCGTGTTGTGGCTGTTTGCTACATAGCAAGAAAAATAGACATGTTAAGTGCAAAGATTATTTACTTGTTTACTCCTTTACATTCCTACTCTGCATGAAGACTACAGTCCAAGCAATACTGCAATCCAGTCTCAGTCCCATCCTACATCAGATACTTTATCCAACTCCATGGCATTGGCATCTACCACCTGTCAAAATAATTACTGGATGGTTCTCCATGAAATATTATACAGATATCCATATCATCCCCAGAGGACGGATCCTGATTGCTTTGGTGATTCTTTGGAGATTTGgtgatgactttggtgatctctgGACTTTTCATTAGTGGTTTTGAGGGAAATGTCTCAATAACTTTTagattggatggattgctgtaAAAAGtgttacacacattcatgttctctTCGGGATGACTTGTAAttgtattaaaataattatttattctcacttaatttcctcttttgtctttaTCAGGATGAACCAGCACTTCCGGACAGTGTTCTTGTTTCGGGAGGAGTCATGTTCTGCCTTCATCAGTGAGTTCAACAAGCGACATCCCAGGATGCTGCAGTGTCTCAAAGACCTGGAGGACATTGCTGTTCAGCTTGACAAGATGAGTAAAGGGGCAAAGATCTCCAGTGTGGCTGGCAGCTCAGTGGGGGCAGTTGGAGGTGTGCTTTCCATTGTTGGGTTGGCGTTAATTCCTGTAACAGCAGGAGTGTCTCTAGCTCTGACCATGACAGGGGTAGGGCTGGGAATCACCAGCGGAGTTAACGGTATTGTCACCACAGCCACAGAGGTTGGAGTAAATGTTacacaagaaaagaaagccAGTGAAGTCTTCAAGGTCTTCAATGAGGATGTGCAGATTCTCCAGGATTGTCTGGAGGAGGTGACCAGTCAAACAGTCTCTAAAATTAAAGCAAGTGTGATTGATGTGGCTCAGGGAGTGGGCATTGTTTTCAGTAAAGTTTGTGCTGTTGGAAAAGGCATTGATTCACTTGTCGATGCTGCCTCTGCTGTTAAGGTGTTGCAAAGTGAAGAGGTGATTACAGGTGTTGGTAAGGTGGTGGCCCAGGAAGGTAAAGCATTACGCAATGTGCCCAGGGTGGCCTCAGACATCCCAGATATTGGTCAGGCAGCAGTCAAAGGGCCTCTCGCTCTATCCAATTCAGCCAGGGCAGGTTTCATCGGACTCAATGCTCTTTTCCTCGGCATGGACATCTTCTTCATCTGTAAAGACAGCATCAATCTGGCTAAAGGCAGTGAGACTAAAGTCTCAAAGTTCATCAGAGCCAGAGCTGCACTTTTGAGCTCAGAGATAGAGTCATGGAAGAAGATCCGCGACTCTTTGTGTCAAAGCCTCTTAacatcagagagaaaacaaggtACTCTGGAGACACCATTTTATCCATGAAGTAGATCTAGATCTACACACAGAGAAACGGAtgtgaatatttcatttaatcaagTGTAGCGTAGCACTCAGTAAACACATAGTACTGCATCTGTGGCAACTCTCTAATGTGCCTTTTTGCTTACTCTGATTAATTTGAACGAAGAAATTCAATCAAAAGCTGTAAATCACTGATTAGTATCAAACACAATTTAAATCTCTGCTTGACCAactcttaaaggagctatttgtaagttttgctgttgctatatagccaacattagcattaacagttgtttacttaccagtgttGCAGAGCTTCAGCCATAGTTGAGTCTACAAGACCATAgattataatacatcctctgagcagtgagttcttcagggcagactggacactctag
This region includes:
- the LOC130184633 gene encoding uncharacterized protein LOC130184633, which translates into the protein MWRKENETTHTCPREQLKTSHQGEKMSGARKKLREALSHYVTDTLISITLVRGFCETSSKWVLARERESKMIKDIKDRFDKTDLSLSHVTKSQEKGKAFLEYMRGVVNGKQTCDELEKELAAVLEDTLRGLEKLDCFLDAVEKLAVTSLHVFMENQVLVLPEAISLENIQAVIAAARVICPLLLEFKRDARVFFVPRLQNAEVLSYQLDRYIQTIQIICEQFEKSSLWDFRLKTRRTLVEVDEDLSEDETQRMLYHINQLDEIRMNQHFRTVFLFREESCSAFISEFNKRHPRMLQCLKDLEDIAVQLDKMSKGAKISSVAGSSVGAVGGVLSIVGLALIPVTAGVSLALTMTGVGLGITSGVNGIVTTATEVGVNVTQEKKASEVFKVFNEDVQILQDCLEEVTSQTVSKIKASVIDVAQGVGIVFSKVCAVGKGIDSLVDAASAVKVLQSEEVITGVGKVVAQEGKALRNVPRVASDIPDIGQAAVKGPLALSNSARAGFIGLNALFLGMDIFFICKDSINLAKGSETKVSKFIRARAALLSSEIESWKKIRDSLCQSLLTSERKQGTLETPFYP